One Kribbella sp. NBC_00662 genomic region harbors:
- a CDS encoding acetyl-CoA C-acetyltransferase → MTSEAFLYDAIRTPRGKGKPTGALHEVKPIQLITGLLQELRTRHPDLDAAAIDDVVLGVVTPIGDQGMDIARTAVLMAGYPETTGGVQLNRFCASGLEAVNQAAQRVRSGWEDFILAGGVESMSRVKMGSDGGAWAMDPETALETGFIPQGISADLIATIDGFSRTDVDAYAAESHARAAKAWANGYFARSVVPVTDRNGLQILDHDQLVRPGTSVETLAGLPLSFAAIGEHGGFDSVALEKYLTVERINHVHHAGNSSGIVDGAALVAVGNEKAGEALGQAPRGRVVSVGVSGADPTIMLTGPAPAARKALARAGLEASDIDLFEMNEAFAAAVLHFMKDLGVPHEKVNVNGGAIALGHPLGATGAMLIGTLLDELERRELRYGLATLCVGGGMGVATIIERLSA, encoded by the coding sequence ATGACCAGTGAAGCGTTTCTGTACGACGCGATCCGGACACCGCGCGGCAAAGGCAAACCGACCGGCGCGTTGCACGAGGTCAAGCCGATCCAGTTGATCACCGGCTTGCTGCAGGAGCTGCGGACGCGGCATCCGGACCTGGACGCGGCCGCGATCGACGACGTCGTCCTCGGGGTCGTCACGCCGATCGGCGACCAGGGCATGGACATCGCGCGGACGGCCGTACTGATGGCCGGCTATCCGGAGACGACCGGCGGCGTGCAGCTCAACCGCTTCTGCGCGTCCGGCCTGGAGGCTGTGAACCAGGCGGCGCAACGAGTGCGGTCCGGCTGGGAGGACTTCATCCTCGCCGGCGGCGTGGAGTCGATGTCGCGGGTCAAGATGGGCTCCGACGGCGGCGCCTGGGCGATGGATCCGGAGACTGCACTCGAGACCGGATTCATCCCGCAGGGCATCAGCGCGGACCTGATCGCGACCATCGACGGCTTCTCGCGGACCGACGTCGACGCGTACGCCGCCGAGTCGCACGCGCGCGCCGCGAAGGCCTGGGCGAACGGGTACTTCGCCCGCTCCGTCGTACCGGTGACCGATCGCAACGGTCTGCAGATCCTGGACCACGACCAGCTGGTCCGGCCCGGTACCTCGGTCGAGACGCTCGCCGGGCTGCCGCTGTCGTTCGCGGCGATCGGAGAGCACGGCGGGTTCGACTCGGTCGCGCTGGAGAAGTACCTCACGGTCGAGCGGATCAACCACGTGCATCACGCCGGCAACTCGTCCGGGATCGTCGACGGTGCCGCGCTGGTTGCTGTCGGCAACGAGAAGGCCGGTGAGGCGCTCGGCCAGGCGCCTCGCGGCCGGGTGGTGTCGGTCGGCGTCAGCGGCGCCGATCCGACCATCATGCTGACCGGCCCGGCGCCGGCCGCCCGGAAGGCGCTGGCGCGCGCGGGTCTGGAGGCTTCGGACATCGATCTGTTCGAGATGAACGAGGCGTTCGCGGCGGCGGTCCTGCACTTCATGAAGGATCTCGGCGTACCGCACGAGAAGGTGAACGTGAACGGCGGCGCGATCGCTCTCGGCCATCCGCTGGGCGCCACCGGCGCGATGCTGATCGGAACCCTGCTGGACGAGCTGGAGCGGCGCGAGCTCCGCTACGGACTGGCCACCTTGTGCGTCGGCGGCGGCATGGGCGTCGCGACGATCATCGAAAGGCTCTCTGCATGA
- a CDS encoding 3-hydroxyacyl-CoA dehydrogenase NAD-binding domain-containing protein: protein MIEWKNDAGVVTLTLNDPDASANTMNDAYVDAMGRTVERLVAEKALLKGVIVTSAKSTFFAGGNLQMLSRIQPSDAAQVFDTIEEVKRQLRALETLGVPVVAAINGSALGGGLEIALACHHRIVADDNRIELGVPEVTLGLLPGGGGVTRTVRMLGLQDALMKVLLQGQRMKPAHALSVGIVDEVVPADELLDAARRWITTYDGDAKQPWDRDGYKIPGGTPSSPKLAAFLPAFPANLRKQLKGAPYPAPRAIMSAAVEGSQVDFETASRIESRYFVSLATGQIAKNMIQAFFFDLQSINAGGSRPADVPKYRARRVGVLGAGMMGAGIAYVCAKVGIEVVLKDVSLEAAARGKEYSEKLLAKQVSKGRMSVPEVEEFLGRITPTGDPNDLAGCDLVIEAVFEDAGLKQKVFAEIAGVVEPDALLCSNTSTLPITSLADGIDRPDDFIGMHFFSPVDRMPLVELIVGEKTSDRAIAQAYDVVRQIKKTPIVVNDSRGFFTSRVFGTLVMEGAAMVAEGIDPVMIERAATQAGFPAPPLAMLDEVTLTLPQKIRDAARAAGDSAGAFDEHPGMAVADRLVNEFDRRGKAAGAGFYDYPADGPKRLWPGLWEHFARDNDVPLIDLQERMLFAMALETVKCLDEGVLRSVPDANIGSIFGIGFPPLHGGALQYVNAYGPSAFAARARELAAVYGARFEPPALLVRTAEAGEIFG from the coding sequence ATGATCGAGTGGAAGAACGACGCCGGAGTGGTCACCCTGACCCTGAACGACCCGGATGCGTCCGCCAACACGATGAACGACGCGTACGTCGACGCGATGGGCCGGACCGTCGAGCGCCTGGTCGCCGAGAAGGCCCTGCTCAAGGGTGTGATCGTGACGTCGGCGAAGTCCACGTTCTTTGCCGGCGGCAACCTGCAGATGCTGTCGCGGATCCAGCCGTCCGATGCCGCCCAAGTCTTCGACACGATCGAGGAGGTCAAGCGGCAGCTCAGAGCCCTTGAAACGCTGGGTGTCCCGGTAGTTGCCGCGATCAACGGATCGGCGCTGGGCGGCGGGCTGGAGATCGCGCTCGCCTGTCATCACCGGATCGTGGCCGACGACAATCGCATCGAGCTCGGCGTACCCGAGGTGACGCTCGGTCTGCTGCCCGGCGGCGGGGGAGTGACCCGCACGGTCCGGATGCTCGGGCTGCAGGACGCGCTGATGAAGGTGCTGCTGCAGGGGCAGCGGATGAAGCCCGCGCATGCGCTGAGCGTCGGGATCGTCGACGAGGTCGTGCCCGCGGACGAGTTGCTCGATGCGGCGCGCCGGTGGATCACGACGTACGACGGGGACGCCAAGCAGCCCTGGGACCGGGACGGCTACAAGATCCCGGGCGGTACGCCGTCCTCGCCGAAGCTGGCCGCGTTCCTGCCGGCCTTCCCGGCGAATCTGCGCAAGCAGCTCAAAGGTGCGCCGTACCCGGCGCCGCGCGCGATCATGAGCGCGGCGGTCGAGGGCAGCCAGGTCGACTTCGAGACCGCCTCCCGGATCGAGTCGAGGTACTTCGTCTCGCTCGCCACCGGTCAGATCGCGAAGAACATGATCCAGGCGTTCTTCTTCGACCTGCAGTCGATCAACGCGGGCGGGTCGCGGCCTGCCGACGTACCGAAGTACCGCGCCCGGAGGGTCGGCGTGCTCGGCGCGGGGATGATGGGCGCGGGGATCGCCTACGTGTGCGCCAAGGTCGGGATCGAGGTCGTGCTGAAGGACGTCTCGCTCGAGGCGGCCGCGCGCGGCAAGGAGTACTCCGAGAAGCTGCTGGCCAAGCAGGTGTCGAAGGGGCGGATGTCCGTCCCGGAGGTCGAGGAGTTCCTCGGCCGGATCACGCCGACCGGCGACCCGAACGATCTCGCCGGGTGCGACCTGGTGATCGAGGCCGTGTTCGAGGACGCCGGCCTGAAGCAGAAGGTGTTCGCCGAGATCGCGGGTGTCGTCGAGCCCGATGCGTTGCTCTGCTCGAACACCTCGACGCTGCCGATCACCTCGCTCGCCGACGGGATCGACCGGCCCGACGACTTCATCGGTATGCACTTCTTCTCGCCGGTCGACCGGATGCCGCTGGTCGAGCTCATCGTGGGCGAGAAGACCTCGGACCGGGCGATCGCGCAGGCGTACGACGTCGTACGGCAGATCAAGAAGACGCCGATCGTGGTCAACGACAGCCGCGGCTTCTTCACCTCGCGGGTGTTCGGGACCCTGGTGATGGAAGGCGCCGCGATGGTTGCCGAGGGTATCGACCCGGTGATGATCGAGCGGGCCGCGACCCAGGCGGGCTTCCCGGCGCCGCCGCTGGCGATGCTGGACGAGGTCACGCTGACGCTGCCGCAGAAGATCCGGGACGCCGCCCGCGCGGCCGGCGACAGCGCCGGGGCGTTCGACGAGCATCCCGGGATGGCGGTTGCCGATCGGCTCGTCAACGAGTTCGACCGCCGCGGCAAGGCCGCGGGCGCAGGCTTCTACGACTACCCGGCGGACGGTCCGAAGCGTTTGTGGCCAGGGCTGTGGGAGCACTTCGCACGTGACAACGACGTACCGCTGATCGATCTGCAGGAGCGGATGCTGTTCGCGATGGCGCTCGAGACCGTGAAGTGTCTCGACGAGGGCGTGCTCCGATCGGTGCCCGATGCCAACATCGGATCGATCTTCGGCATCGGCTTCCCGCCGCTGCACGGCGGTGCGTTGCAGTACGTCAACGCCTACGGGCCAAGCGCTTTCGCAGCCCGGGCCCGCGAGTTGGCCGCTGTATACGGTGCACGGTTCGAGCCGCCGGCGCTGCTGGTCCGCACGGCTGAGGCCGGCGAGATCTTCGGCTGA
- a CDS encoding ferredoxin reductase yields the protein MERTAIRRRLTWQVATVTDVRRETGTARTIVLEVPDWPGHLAGQHLDVRLTADDGYRASRSYSIASAWSDSQGSTIELTVEQVPDGEVSPYLVDVLKVGDPLEIRGPVGGWFVWKPEQDGPVQLIGGGSGVVPLRAMLRAHAHTGSTTPFRLLYSVRRPESVIYVSDLKELASSDDVDVRLVYTREAPAGEPRVGRIDADVISKYAFTPQDGATTYVCGPTPFVETVADLLVAAGHDPARVRTERFGPTGGPR from the coding sequence ATGGAAAGAACAGCGATACGCCGGCGACTGACCTGGCAGGTCGCCACTGTCACCGACGTACGGCGTGAGACCGGGACGGCCCGGACGATCGTGCTCGAAGTACCGGACTGGCCGGGGCATCTCGCCGGGCAGCACCTCGACGTACGGCTGACCGCGGACGACGGGTACCGGGCCTCGCGGTCGTACTCGATCGCCTCGGCGTGGTCCGACTCCCAGGGCTCGACCATCGAGCTGACTGTCGAGCAGGTGCCGGACGGCGAGGTATCGCCGTACCTGGTCGACGTGTTGAAGGTGGGCGACCCGCTGGAGATCCGTGGACCGGTCGGCGGCTGGTTCGTCTGGAAGCCGGAGCAGGACGGTCCGGTGCAGCTGATCGGCGGCGGATCCGGTGTCGTGCCGTTGCGGGCGATGCTGCGCGCGCACGCCCACACCGGGAGTACGACGCCGTTCCGGCTGCTGTACTCCGTGCGGCGTCCGGAGTCCGTGATCTATGTGAGCGATCTCAAGGAGCTCGCCTCGTCGGACGACGTCGACGTACGGCTCGTCTACACCCGTGAGGCGCCGGCGGGGGAGCCGCGGGTCGGCCGGATCGACGCCGACGTGATCTCGAAGTACGCGTTCACGCCGCAGGACGGCGCCACGACGTACGTGTGCGGGCCGACGCCGTTCGTGGAGACGGTGGCGGACCTGCTGGTCGCGGCCGGCCACGATCCGGCTCGCGTGAGGACAGAACGGTTCGGACCGACAGGAGGCCCGCGGTGA
- a CDS encoding ANTAR domain-containing protein → MTACARELSASGAGLALTRNGGLLEPLLATDPETGELDELQFGLGEGPGTEAMATGVPVLEADLSGPEAGRRWPVYTAAVDGRGVHGAFAFPVAAGAARMGVLSVYRRQAGLLGPDQLQDALVFADTVFVLALDRRRGLSTDLDSVIEAAFVARRAEVHQAAGRLAAQQRISVVDALALLRAHSYSSGRSLREVAVDVMAGRLSLANDHGAAPPTGPHDPKETGPDHVEKEQEED, encoded by the coding sequence GTGACCGCTTGCGCCCGGGAGCTGTCCGCCTCCGGGGCGGGGCTCGCGTTGACACGGAACGGCGGACTGCTGGAGCCGTTGCTGGCCACCGACCCCGAGACCGGCGAGCTGGACGAGCTGCAGTTCGGGTTGGGCGAAGGACCTGGCACGGAGGCAATGGCTACCGGCGTGCCGGTGCTGGAGGCCGATCTGAGTGGGCCCGAGGCCGGACGGCGGTGGCCGGTGTACACGGCGGCCGTCGACGGACGGGGCGTGCATGGCGCGTTCGCTTTCCCGGTCGCTGCCGGTGCCGCGCGGATGGGCGTCCTGAGCGTGTACCGGCGGCAGGCAGGACTGCTCGGGCCGGATCAGTTGCAGGACGCATTGGTGTTCGCCGATACGGTGTTCGTTCTCGCCCTGGATCGTCGTCGAGGCCTCAGTACCGACCTGGACAGCGTGATCGAGGCGGCGTTCGTGGCCCGGCGTGCCGAAGTACACCAGGCCGCGGGGCGGCTCGCGGCGCAGCAACGCATCAGCGTCGTCGACGCCTTGGCGCTCTTGCGAGCACACAGCTACAGCAGTGGCCGGTCGCTCCGCGAGGTCGCCGTCGACGTGATGGCCGGTCGTCTCAGCCTGGCGAACGACCACGGCGCCGCTCCGCCGACAGGACCGCACGATCCGAAGGAGACAGGCCCGGACCATGTCGAGAAGGAACAGGAGGAGGACTGA
- a CDS encoding MerR family transcriptional regulator, with protein sequence MSDVPGDDATLTVDELSARVGMTVRTLRFYAGRGLIPPPIRRGRVGYYGPEHIARLDLVRELQAHGFTLQAIEGYLDRIPVDATPQDIALHRTLLTPWMRDLPETLDRAALVRRTGRELSDDDIEMLVALGVVEPTPDEDVFQVATAHLSLGVELLDLDLPVEAVLDAGRIFTEHGRALAEELTEVFRTKVWPHYRDSGGPPEHIQHLVERFKPVTIQGLVLAYERAVGETQRDTIRRTQNKPR encoded by the coding sequence ATGTCGGATGTCCCGGGGGACGACGCCACCCTGACAGTTGATGAACTGTCGGCGCGCGTCGGAATGACTGTGCGTACGTTGCGTTTCTATGCGGGTCGAGGTCTGATCCCGCCACCGATCAGACGCGGAAGAGTCGGGTACTACGGTCCCGAACACATCGCGCGACTCGACCTCGTCCGCGAACTACAGGCCCACGGCTTCACGCTGCAGGCGATCGAGGGCTACCTGGATCGCATCCCGGTCGACGCGACCCCGCAGGACATCGCGCTGCACCGGACGCTACTGACGCCGTGGATGCGCGACCTCCCGGAGACGCTCGATCGCGCCGCGCTGGTACGGCGTACCGGCCGGGAGCTCAGCGACGACGACATCGAGATGCTGGTCGCGCTCGGTGTGGTCGAGCCGACGCCGGACGAGGACGTGTTCCAGGTCGCGACCGCACACCTCAGCCTCGGCGTCGAGCTGCTCGACCTGGACCTCCCGGTCGAGGCGGTGCTGGACGCGGGCCGCATCTTCACCGAGCACGGCCGCGCGCTCGCCGAGGAACTCACCGAGGTGTTCCGCACCAAGGTCTGGCCGCACTACCGCGACTCCGGCGGCCCGCCCGAGCACATCCAGCACCTGGTCGAACGGTTCAAGCCCGTCACCATCCAGGGCCTGGTGCTGGCCTACGAGCGAGCCGTCGGCGAGACCCAGCGCGACACGATCCGCCGCACCCAGAACAAGCCGCGTTAG
- a CDS encoding sulfite oxidase-like oxidoreductase, with translation MGIVSPGFTGRQRGGTELPPGQYLTRDFPVLSAGPTPHVLTEHWEFTVTSETGEKYRWDWAALMALPAEEITKDIHCVTRWSKLQTTWKGVSLDTLLADVETGADYAMAHSYGGYTTNVPVDDLLDGQSWIVYEFDGEPLDPEHGGPARLLVPHLYFWKSAKWVRGLVLSDTEDLGFWETAGYHEYGDPWKEQRYAGD, from the coding sequence ATGGGCATCGTTTCTCCGGGGTTCACCGGTCGGCAGCGGGGCGGGACGGAGCTTCCGCCCGGTCAGTACCTGACCCGTGACTTCCCGGTCCTGTCGGCCGGGCCGACACCGCATGTGCTGACCGAGCACTGGGAGTTCACCGTCACCAGCGAGACGGGTGAGAAGTACAGGTGGGACTGGGCCGCGCTGATGGCGTTGCCGGCCGAGGAGATCACCAAGGACATCCACTGCGTCACCCGGTGGTCGAAGCTGCAGACGACCTGGAAGGGCGTCTCGCTCGACACGCTGCTCGCGGACGTCGAGACCGGTGCGGACTACGCGATGGCGCACAGCTACGGCGGCTACACCACGAACGTGCCGGTGGACGACCTGCTCGACGGGCAGTCCTGGATCGTCTACGAGTTCGACGGCGAGCCGCTGGACCCCGAGCACGGCGGACCCGCACGGCTCCTCGTCCCGCATCTGTACTTCTGGAAGAGCGCCAAGTGGGTCCGCGGCCTGGTGCTGTCCGACACCGAGGACCTCGGCTTCTGGGAGACGGCCGGCTACCACGAGTACGGAGACCCATGGAAAGAACAGCGATACGCCGGCGACTGA
- a CDS encoding DUF6510 family protein, producing MSETNYLDGNAAAGSLSELFAVDLTAAVARCNGCGHTAVFAESRLYVDAPGMVARCPGCESVLLRVVKTPNDTYLDLRGLTYLRVPSS from the coding sequence GTGAGTGAGACCAACTACCTGGACGGCAATGCAGCCGCCGGATCATTGAGCGAGCTGTTCGCCGTCGATCTGACGGCGGCCGTCGCCCGATGCAACGGCTGCGGCCACACCGCGGTCTTCGCGGAGTCCCGCCTGTACGTCGACGCGCCCGGTATGGTCGCCCGCTGCCCGGGCTGCGAGTCCGTGTTGCTCCGCGTCGTCAAGACGCCGAACGACACGTACCTCGACCTCCGCGGACTCACCTACCTGCGCGTCCCGAGCTCCTAA
- a CDS encoding ANTAR domain-containing protein, protein MTATDRRVREVFIELSDTLVDDFDIIEFLDRLAMRCSELLGVSACGIVLADHHGVLNLVAASSEEARLVELTQLQTLEGPCLDAFNSGRPVQYADLWDETARTRWPRFTTATVEAGYRSVQALPMRLRDNVLGAVNLLSTSTGTLSTETITLGQALADAATIGIVHQRALARQELVTEQLQTALNSRVLIEQAKGFLTHSLAVDVDEAFAVLRRYARANNRRLTDVADDVVQGRLTLPTPGPAEHD, encoded by the coding sequence ATGACCGCGACTGACCGCAGAGTGCGGGAAGTGTTCATCGAGCTGTCGGACACTCTCGTCGACGACTTCGACATCATCGAGTTCCTGGACCGGCTCGCGATGCGCTGCAGCGAGCTACTGGGAGTATCGGCCTGTGGCATCGTGCTCGCCGACCACCACGGCGTACTGAATCTGGTCGCTGCCTCGAGCGAAGAGGCACGTCTGGTCGAGCTGACCCAGTTGCAGACGCTCGAAGGACCTTGTCTGGACGCTTTCAACAGCGGACGCCCGGTCCAGTACGCCGACCTGTGGGACGAGACCGCCCGCACCCGCTGGCCGCGGTTCACGACGGCAACCGTCGAGGCCGGCTACCGGTCGGTCCAGGCGCTGCCGATGCGGCTGCGGGACAACGTGCTGGGCGCGGTCAACCTGCTCAGTACGTCGACCGGGACCCTGAGCACGGAAACGATCACGCTCGGGCAGGCGCTGGCCGACGCAGCCACGATCGGCATCGTGCACCAGCGCGCCCTGGCCCGCCAGGAGCTCGTGACCGAGCAGCTCCAGACCGCCCTCAACAGCCGGGTCCTGATCGAGCAGGCCAAGGGATTCCTGACCCACAGCCTCGCGGTCGACGTCGACGAGGCCTTCGCGGTCCTGCGCCGCTACGCCCGCGCCAACAACCGCCGCTTGACCGACGTAGCCGACGACGTGGTCCAGGGCCGCCTCACCCTGCCCACACCAGGACCGGCCGAGCACGACTAG